TATTGCACTAGCTCTCCTAACTAACCTTTAGGAAGTGGACAGTGTTTGCTTAAGATCCTATGCAGGGGTAACCATTCCTGGATAATAGCAATCTGGAACTGGgtgtgttgccatagcaacatcaaaatatacaccaTCTGATGCAGTTTTTAGGTTATAACATGCTCAccaagtttcaatttcattgcaTCATTACTTGCAGAGCTATTCTCTATTCTGTGTTTTGACTTCCAAATTGTCACAtcatatgacgtcatcagtacctaatttgcataatacaaaaatctgGGATATCTCTTGAACGAGATGAGAGAGAtatgacaaaaatgaaaacaccattcttcttcCCTTTTAAAGGCCTTGCAAATTCGCCTTTTTTCAATACCTTaacttttcatttcataggcactttaaagatAAGTTAAAGCAAGAGACTGACGATATCGAGAACTAATAAGTAGCAGTTCAGTTTATCTTGATTTAGCTTCAATCTACTCAAGACCATCCACGAATCAATGTGTTTAACACATGTTTCTAATTTAGACTTAACCAAACAGAGGTCTTGTTGTGATTGAGACGGGAACAAGACATAAATTCACACCAACAATGATAAAACAAGCGCAAATAAACTGAGACATTTTTTAATCATCCGCGTATAGGTGGTAATGGAAATCATAAGACTTAATGATATCAGCAATAAGTGCTGTATCCAGAACATACAAGTGTGGCCCTAGTACGGAATCCTGTGGTACACCACGTAGCAATTGACGAATAGATGACTTAGTTTTCTCGTTCTGCACAAACTGCTCACGATCCTTAAGATACGCTTCAATCCAAGCAATCACTTGATCATTCACACCAAATCTAAGCGCTAGTTTTGACAACAGTATGGAATGATCAACCGTGTCGAAGGCTGCCGATAGGTCTAACAAAAGCAACACTACAGAATCGTTGTTATTAACATCACGTAAGATACCGTCATGAACTTTAACTAGCGCAGTTTCCGTTGAATGAAAGACTTAAAACGCAGATTGAAACATCCATGTGGTAGTTCATTATGTGGTTGGTTAGTTGAACGGCCACAGCCTTCTCAATGATCTTATAGATAAAGAATAGATTTGATACTGGTCGAAAATTAGAAAATTGATTGTAGTCAGCATCAGGCTTCTTTAAGCGAGGAGAGACAAGAGCGGTCTTAAGAGATTTTAACATAGTGTCTGTTCATAGCGACATGTTAACAATCTTTGTGACTCACTATCCTTAATAAATCGGGAAAATACTTGAGTATCAAGGTCATTGCTACcgtttcaaaattcatttccCGTCCCGGTTTACAGGCTCATATTACAATTCAATACAATAcaaaacttaacgataatggctcatgtCATGGGcatagggaaccaatcagaaagctggaaaatcattatcccgaactaaaaatttactaatgttCAATATATTCACTTCATATTCACTTCGCTTTCTTAGTTGAATAATCATTATCACTTCGATTTTTTAGTTGAATAAATGTATATCTACTATCGTTTTCATATATGGCAACAAAAGGGAGTTTTACGAGAAACATTTAAAGGTGCTAAAtgaacttaaaataattatgatttaatttacttaaggctttctttttgtttaatatcttttcaattctaggtctCTCTTCAACAATTCAGTAACTCAACTTCCAGTGAACGTTTTCTCGGGACTCATACATCTAGAGGAACTGTAAGTTCTGACTATCTTTTCctgcgtttttttcttttttttcttttccattttaaCGATTAATCCTGGATTACTGACAGACTTGCATAAAAGTATGTAGAAGTGAATCAACACAAGACGTCATCCCAAACGTTGATAAATGCATTTTCACCTGAGTCACTGAATTAAAATCCTAAGCTATTTTTAAACAGCTTAAATTGAAATAATGGCAGATGAGCGTAAATCTGCTTTTAAGAAACTGTCATCCCCTTTCCACAAacagtaattttaatttattgccacaaattaactGTAGAATGCTTAGCTAGTTATTTGCATGGTAATTCAGTGGCAGAATCGACCGGAACTATTTTGACACCATGGCATAACTGTTGAACTTACATTTTTTCCACTAACATTTGAAATAGATTAagcttatttttttgctttcatagtattgttttaaattggatctttaaagctccttgttcaaattttaaagattcGCTGTGGGTGTAGGTAATTGGAAGGGGCAAGTAAATTAAAGgatcaattattttttcaaggttttagATAATTTCAAGACATTGATTAAGTCACTGGCCTATAAGTAAAATGCAATcacaaaattatatattcttCACTCAGAGTAGATGTGTATAATTAACTATCTCAAGCTTACAACCGAAAATTTACAATAACGTTCCAAATCACTAGGCTCAGATAAACGTCAATTATTTTgctcttaaaaaagaaaaaaataacgatGGAAAAACATAAATAACCAAATACAACACTTGATGGTTGGATGCTCAGGCAGTCCAACAATCGACATTTCTTCAACATTCACAGCAACAATGATAACAAACGCAAATAAACTAAGGCGTAAAACCCTTATACCTAAAAAGGACTTGGACCTGGACTTCTGCGACGCCGGTGATGTGGGTCGATAATGTACTCGTACATGATAGATATATATCTATATGTGGTGTTGATACAActaatttaattatttgaactgtggattgagctgaattttcattgtatgaaCCTCGTAGTTAATCGACTGTTAATCATGCAGCACAGGGCCTGTTGGAAACGATAATGACACAATCGCGAAAACTATTGAATTTTAGCGATTTTAAAGTCAATGTTAAAGTGCATTAACAGTTAGATCCACGCCCTATGtttgtctttcattgttttatctTTGGGTCTCTAACGCTCATACAACGGCTTAGTTGAAATGGTTGATAAGAAAAAGTACAAACGACATATGAAATTGCAGGTGAACACAGTTCAATTGTTCATGTTTTAGAAAATCAAGCTTTGAGGTGACGTGAAAAGCTACAAATGGAAAATTGAGCTACGACAtcataacattttcctttacacaaaagaaagTATTTATTATCATGGAATAACTGACATTATTAAAAAATgcatcattggataatgcaattcaaggcTTTTCTTTGGCTTAGCCGTTATGGTATGTGAGCCAATATATAttataatctccaaatatggtaagcgtacgcggcagcttaaatttaaaaaggagctacgAAAATCGAGAAACAACGGCGGTCGCCGAAAATTGCTTCGCGCCAGAGTTGAATGAGAAGGAattattagaaaacgcaaccaTAGGGAGCATAGAGAAAACTTCAAAGTATGGCATGcaaatatttcaagttaaaaacgtttgacaatttaagcatccgtgttagtcaaagcaaaacaatgcttgAGACAACTTACACATTTAAAatttatctgtacattgtaacatccctTTTATTTCACAAAATGAAGAGGAGAAgatttttcaaatatcttttgggcgtttttaataaaacagttattccattcgcgcttgttggatatgggATGATTATAGCAAACTCGGCCCTacacgcctcgttggctatccatcatctcatatccaacgcgcgcgcgaggaataattgttagatgatgactataaaacaaaaggaaccgttcgtgctgaagaaaacaaagatcctTGGTCACATCAAGTTGTCATGAAAAAGGGAATGGCCGAAGTCTGACAGTACGGTCACGCCTGGTAACGAATGGAGTGCATATTAGCCCCAGCAACGTTTTCCCATGTCCAGTTTAACCAAGATGAGATAATTCTtctttataattttattaagtAAAACACGATTAGGAAGAACTGGAACAAGACCGAAAATGCGCAACATATTGACGCCTAGAGTCGGTTTAACTCGAATCGACTCTACTTGACTCGTATTCTTGAAAGTCGATTAGACTCAGGGGAGGGAAGCGGTAAGAGCCGCTAGTGAAATTGCCCATAAATGGACAAGAGAGCTTACGACATGTTGACCAGTGGTGTCCACTGGTACTTTTAAAAGGCGATCCTTTGCACGAAACGGAAGTGAGATCGTTCATAAATGCCGAAATTGCCTTGCAACATGCTACGACTCGACTGGTGTTTCAAGAGGTCGACCTAATCGTCTCCGGATGTCAGCATAAGAAACGCAAGTTCATCTTCAAATAAAATCCAAAAACATAGAGAATGCTCGACTGCACCACTATAATGTTTGTCTATTAAAGAGCGACATACACGGTTGGGAAACGCAAGGTAGCCAAAGAGAGTCCTTTCTAAAACAACGAGAATCATGATCGCAAATAGAAACCTTACCTTGATCGCCTCTCACTTCGTTTGCTCTTCGCCTGAAAGCTGTATTTTACCTGAAAGTAACAAGAGAAGAGGTTTAAATAACACGAACAGCAAATTGGGTAACCTTCTATGGGAAATGGAAGGTAGCAAACCAAGAAAAAacgaattattattatattattatatacaGGTACACTTCTGAATGCCtcagattacaaataaattgatataggGCGCCAAAGGCGTAgctatattatattattattattatgacagtatATACTTATGGATGCCATACAAAAAGCAAGCCAAACCTGGGGCGGCAAGCGCAACCCAGGGGCCTTGAAcgggaaagaaagaaaaaaaaaaaaaaaaaaaaaaagctaaaaccTAAAATAACTATATACATATCTATCTACAGTTTGTGACTCTTATCACTTATTGTCCGTCTCTTCATGTTAGCACTTTAAAAGTGCGCGCAATGTTTAAAGAGTGAGAGATGACCGCCTTCTGCATGCGGAGTAGGACATCTCCTCCGCGAGTGCCGAATAGTTCCCTCATTGCTAGATATACTTCTCGGGACCATCCTCCCAACACATCAATAATGATGTTGAACTGCTTGACGGTGTAGGTTGGAAATTGCTGTTTCAATTCCCACCGCAGGGGTGCGTACTTAGTAGTCTTCTCCACCTCCTTCTTCTTCCTGTTATCGATCCACGGGTAACTCATCTCGATAGCGTAGATTCTCTTCTGCTTATGATCAATCACCCTCACATCCACTCGATTTGACCTAACGTGATTATGCTCAGCGAACATTGGAATATCCCAGAATGCTTGTGCGTCCGGAGATTCGTAAAGGGGCTTCGGAGCAACGGGGGAGTACCACGGTGGCACGCCTTCACACAACTGCAGATCTCGTAGCATCTCAAAGAATAATACTTTGAGTGCGGCGTTATGTCGGGCCAGGTACTTACTTTGCGCTAGTGCCAAGCACCCCGCCAGCACGTGCTCTAGGCTTTCGACGACCTCACCACACAGCCTACAAAGAGTGTCGTCAGATGGGTTGGTGCGAGTCTTATATGTTGTATAGACCCTCGTCGGCAGCATTTGCTCATACAATTCCATCATCCCTGCGATGGTATGGGTTGGGGCACTAGGCCACTCCTTAAGCCAGCCAAAGCATCCCTGCACGTTCAGATCGTCATCATTCCACCTGTTGGTCAAGTATTTTCCTTGCCACTTCTCTCCACGGATCTTATCTTCCAACTGCTGTCTAGAACTTTGCTTCAGATGATTCTTGATGTTAGGGACCTCAGTTCCATCTTCTTTTAAACACCTTGGGTTTGGGTGAGACAATTCTAGTGAGATTCCCATTTCCTCTGCAAAGGTACTTGCTTCCTTTATCAACGACTGGTTACCTTTATCAACAGCCCTCTCTTCGGATGCTCTTACCAAGCTCATGGTAGGGTCTTTGTTTTGGTACAGCTTGATAGCAGACTTGATCTTAGTATGCTTGTACTCAGTCTCGACTGATCGGAGACCACGCCCACCTTGGTGTCTAGGCAGGTAATGTAGCGCAGTAGAGCCCAATGGATGTTTTCCACCATTCTCACTGATGACTTTGCGGGCTTCCCTATCGATGTTACGCAGGTCTGTAAGATTCCAATGCTGGGACCACATGAGATATGTCAGCACTGGCAGAGCTAGCTGGTTCGACGCTGTAACTCTATTCATGTCCGAGAGGGGGCTAGACCAAATGACCGAGAGCCTTTGCAGGTAGGTCTTCGCTGCTGTCTCTAGAGCTAGCTTCTGATCTTGTAAGAGCTGCTCCGGTGCGCCAAGAAAGCGGTATTGCTTGTCCTTAAGGCAGTCGATGACTGTTCGGCCTGCCTTAAAGCCCTGAGTTGTCTCGTCAATCACGCCTCGTCTCGCATGCAGAACATTGCATTTCTTAGGGTTTCACAAAAGTCCAATGTCCCCCatggcattattattattattattattattattattattattattatcgttattattattattattattattattattattattaatattatctgGATCTAAACCAGATTTATAGGCAATATGAAACTGAGAAGAAGCGCCAGTACGCTAGCCGAGTTCTAGAAGTGGAGCAAGCTACATTCACGCCATTAGTTTTTACTACTACAGGTGGAATGGCGGCAGAATGTAAGCGTTACCACAGTAGGCTTGCTGAGTTACTTGCTACAAAGAAGGGGGAAAGCTACGCGAGTACCATGTCCTGGATCAGGGCTAGGGTGTCCTTTGCGTTGCTGAGATCAGCACTACTATGCTTGAGAGGTTCGCGAGCTAAAAGGAGGATCCATCTAGAATTGacggacattgactttgacatcgaaagaggacatgcaaatattcgttgaaaacattgaggacgacattttatttcttattaaATATCGtttttttatatcgttttttatatcgttttttaatcgtttttcgtggttgatttttatatttgaagttaaaattaacaattagtaaacatgattattattattattattatacgaatttaatatgttttatgttattagtttCATAATTTGTGAATATAGAGTAAAAAGCTGTGTttggagtttgaaaaatagcaaatttagtattttttaattcttaccagtaagaatttaagtttgtGTGAAAACTAGTAGATCATATATTGTAAATTAAGTtcgttttcaagaatttgttaataaagttattatcatcttattattattattattattattattatatgcagtatacacttctgaatgcctcagattacaaataaattgatataggGCGCCAAAGGCGTAGCCTATTCAATTATCACTCCTACGCAGTTAAGatcaaaaaattctaaaatagtgTCTCCCTTCGCCcctaaaatagaaataaatgtcCTATGAACCTATTAAAACTATACATGAAACTAATGTCGTCTGAAGCCTTAGTCCGACAGGACTTTGAAGGTCCTGGCAATGTTAAGGGAACTAGAGATCACAGCTTTCTGCATGTTCCTGAGCACTGAATTACATCGGCCACTTCCAACCAATTGGCGTAAGCTTTCCTTGACACTTCGCGAGCTGCCTCCTAGCGCGTCTACTATGATATTATGCTGCTCAGTCTTGTACCCCGGGTATCTCCTTCTTAGTTCGTACCGCAGCGGAGCATACTTACTCGTCTTCTCTGCACACTTGATCTCTCTGTTACTAACCCATGGACAGCTCATTTCGAGTAGCaccactttcttcttctccttgtcTATAACAGTACAGTCTATCCTGTTCTTTCTCACCTCCGCGTATTCTGCACACAGTGGTACGTCCCAGAGTGCCTTTCCTTTCTCGTTCTCGTAGAGCGCCTTCGGCGTATTCTGAGAATACCACGATGGTACAGATGTCACTAGGTCTAGGTCTTTCAAAAGCTCGTAGAAAATCACCTTGACTGCTGCGTTGTGTCGCGTCATGTATTTTGACTGGGCTAACGCACCTCACCCAGCTAGCACGTGCGCTTGCGTTTCAGCGGCCTTACCACACATGCGACATTTCACATCCTGACTTTTGTGAGTCCCTGTCTTTTTATGATGGTAGACTTTCGTTGGCAGGAGTTGCTGGTATAACTCCTGCAGCCCTGCTATAGTGTGAGTCGGAGCAGTCTTCCACTCGCTCATCCAAGAAAAGCATTCCTCTCCAACCTCTTGATCCTCCCACCTCTCACTTAGCAAACTTCCTTGCCACCCCTCTACCTTCAGTTCCTCCACATCCTTTTCTGCAGCAGCTGTCTTTAAGCACACCCCAATTTTCTTCACAGGTACTTCCTCATCTTTCATTAGACATGTGATCAATGGTTGGGGATGCACCAGAGATAGTTTGAGCCCAAACTCAGAAGCATATTTCTTGGCATCCTTCACCATTGATCGCCGTCCCTTCTCTTCTGATCTCTCCTCAAACTGCCTTACTACCTCCATTGCAGGATCTTCATTCCGATACAGTCTTACAACCGCCTTGATCTTAGTCTGCTTGTACTCTCTTTCAACGCTCTTGAGGCCTCGTCCTCCAAGCATCCTAGGCAGATATAATAGGGCTGTAGACCCAAGAGGGTGCTTACCTCCGTTCTCCACGATAACCTTCCTTGCCTCTCTGTCCAATCTCTTCAGTTCCACAACGGGCCAGCACTGGGTGGGCATCAGGTAGCTCAAAACTGGCATCGCAAATTGGTTTGACGCCTGTACCTTGTTATAATCTGATAGCGGGCTTGACCATATCAGAGATAGAAGGTGTAAATAAGCCTTGCCTGTGATCTGGAGACTAAGGTCGTCATCCTGTTTAGTGTTTTCCATAACTCCAAGGAACTTATAACTCTTGACCTCTCTCTTGCTGTCCCCCGCACTCTCTGACTCCTCTGGTTCCAGTGTTCCTCTTTTCACGTGAGCTACTGAGCACTTTCTTTCATTCCACTCGAGTCCTATATCCATCATCGCCCCCCTCACAGCAGCCAtggcccttcttagcttctcCCTTGAcgctgcaaagatctttaaaTCGTCTATATACAAGAGATGAGTCACCGCCTTTCCGATCGGCTTAGATAATCTGTAGCCCTCAGTCGCTTTCAACATCCACGAGACCGGGTTTATGCATAGCGTGAAAAGCCTGGGGCAAAGGGCGTCACCCTGCGGAAGTCCCCTTCTAAAGGTAATCACCTCCGACGTTTCCACGCCTTGGGCTGTGCGCACTGATATCCTGGTGTTCCAACTTGCACTAAGCTTGTTAATGACCTTGCAAAGCCATACCGGGAACCTATGCACAGTAACCATCTCCCTCAACTATCCATGGTCCACACTATCATAAGCTTTCGGTACGTCAACCCATGCCATGCTCACGTTCCACTTTCCTCGCTGACTATCCTGACAGACCGTTCTATCGATCAGTAAGTTATCACCAGTCCCACAACATCCTTGCTTCGCACCACGTTGATCCCCTTGCATTAGACCGTACTTCTTGAGGTGCTCATCCATGGGTCCAAGGAGACATGACGTGTACCACTTGTAGATTGTGTTCAAGCATGTTATTGGTCTGGTGTTATCACTAGAAAACGCGCCTGGTTTGGGAATCAGTGAAGTTTTTCCCTGTGTAAACCAAAGTGGGACGTCATTATCATCCAATCCTATCTCACGAAAAGACAAAGCAACACTCTCATGCAATGTTTCCGCCCGTTTCCACCAATAGTTCACAATCCTGCCGGGTCCTGGAGCACTCCAGTTACGTTTCTTAACGATTACTTTCTTAACTTGGTCATATTCTATGTCACACTCCCCCATACACGACTCTGGTACACAGCCTGCAATGGCCTGTCTAACCTCTTCCAACCACTCTGCCGACTTGTTCCCAGTCCTCTCGCTCTCCCACAATGCCTTCCAATAACTTGCTGCTTGTTCAATATTCTCAAAAACTCCATCGCTCTGGGTCTCACGCCTTGCTTCGTATTTTGGTCTCTCTTTATCCGCCTGCTCGCTCGCCATTTCCCTTAGGCTAGAATACACCCTTCCTGGATCTTGTTGAAACGCTTTGTTGATATTTCTAGCTTTTTCCGTTCTCTTTTTCCGCGTATACGCTCTCTTCACCTTTCTTAACCTTGTCTTTCCTTTTTCCATGAAGTTCACTAATTCCCCTACTGATATGACCTTGCATTCTTTCAACAGCTCCTTTCGGTTCCTTCTCCCTTTTCTTATGATCCTGTCATTCTTCTTGATTCGATCCAACTCAGGCTTTGCTATTGAGAGCTTTCTCCTTATTTCCTTAACCTGCTTCTCTAACACATCCTTGTCTTTCTCCGCTATTACTGGGTTATTTCCAGAACGTTCCTTCTTCCATCCCTTGTAGACTAAGAATGCTGCTACAACAGCGTACAATATGCAATCAATAACCCATAGGTGCCTAAACGGATCGTTGTGTGGGTTCCCTGTGGTCTTGCTACAGAGAAGTCTACCGCAAGCATCATTGATATTCTGGATATCAGCACGCGTTGGTTGTTCTTTAGTTCTCGTGTCAATTAAACGATTTGAAAAATCTCCAGGGACCGCCACAATTAGTTCGTATAGTGGACTCGCGAGATCAATTAGTTCGTTCGTCTCTTGGGAATTGATCTAAGCAGACGTATGCAAATTCAACTGAGTTGGTTGTTCACATTGCGAATTAATTATCTCGCTACCAGAAATAAATTGATACTCTCTACCACTATCGGTCTCACACTTTCCTGTTCTTCTATTCCTCTCCAGCCCACATTATTCCTGATAACCTCCGATACATCACCCAAAGATTTTTCCTCGTATGCAACCTGGTTTCGCAGATTTTGCTTAGAGATATTTAAACCGGCATAACCCATCTCGTCCCATAGTTCCTTCATAACTTGCATATAACCTTTCGGCTTTCCGTCAGCCTTGAGCGTCGGGTTGTTGGACTCTGTCATTTCTTTAGCTTTGTACTTGCGCTTGATTAAATCCCTATTCATTGCGTCTGTCCATTTCAGCCTCCCCGATCTTGTGGAGTTCTGCCGCCCGTCTTCGTCCGACATATCGaatcaaaacaaattaaatttgagAAATTAATGGTGTAGAGTGTTCGCCAAAGTCATCTCCTCGTCTCAATGCGAGTAGAATATATCCAAAGGATCTTCTGTTGTATCTCTAGACGCTTTAGCGTAGTCGGCAATACCTTGTTGACCGTATACAAGAAATCTTATTGGAGCTCTCACATACACGTCTAATCGCTATGCCGccataattgttattattattattattattattattattattattattatgaaagaTGTTCTTGCGGGAGCAATCAGAACCAGTTAAAGTTGGTCATGGTGTCATTCTCGACCGTGAGCCAACAAGCCAGCTTGTTACCAAGGACCCTCCTatatccattttttttaaatgttgccTTGAAGCCTTCATTCCTGAGTTTCTAGCACTTAATAGCAGATGCAATAGTTTTTACCGTCGATTTCTACAGTAATTTTACCTTGATGACCAAATCAATATACCGGCGCAGAAAAATAGGTACACGGGAAAAATATTAATTCTGAAAATTTAATGACATTATCATGACACCAGTTTAGTTTCTTCCGTCCGTCCGTTGTCCGTCCGAGCGGCCATTCTCTTTTGTTTAACTGGTGATTTAAACGTGcttaaaaaacaataatcaagggaaaaacaacgaaataaacaaaaacaaaacttcttgtcGTTGATTTTATTAGCAAACACAGAAAGAATAGTTAAAAAGTGAAGAGTGCCCGAGGCAAACTTTGCATGATTTTACGAGTGACCAGGGAGTCTGCAGGGTCGGCACCTTAAAAGTAAAAATATCTGTATTTCTCTCTACGTCAGTGAAAATTGAGAGAAGAATCATTAATCGACTGCGTGCCTGTCATTTAGGCAAAAAACCGATTACGCTATATTTGCGGGGTTGAGTTTACTGACAGGCATAAATCCTCTATGCAACATCGCGGTAAATCTTAACAGGTGACTTGTTCTAAGACAAGACCGGACTACACCATTACATACTACCTAGTAGAATTTGCCTCTGTTCAGGGCAGAATTATTTGTATACGTAATTCATTCAATAGGGAGATTTTATGCCTTTCACAAGTTCAGGTCCTGCGACagtagtaaataaataaatcctCCATACCACATCTGAGTAAAGGTTAACAGCCGTCGACTTGTTCTGAGTGATGTGCGAACGAGACATTTCCTATTCTGTGCGGAATACAGTAGTACATGCTTTGGTGTAGAATTTGCCcatatcttgaaaaaaaaaaacactcatgcattcatgttgagttctacagaa
The Acropora muricata isolate sample 2 chromosome 3, ASM3666990v1, whole genome shotgun sequence genome window above contains:
- the LOC136912369 gene encoding uncharacterized protein — translated: MPVLSYLMPTQCWPVVELKRLDREARKVIVENGGKHPLGSTALLYLPRMLGGRGLKSVEREYKQTKIKAVVRLYRNEDPAMEVVRQFEERSEEKGRRSMVKDAKKYASEFGLKLSLVHPQPLITCLMKDEEVPVKKIGVCLKTAAAEKDVEELKVEGWQGSLLSERWEDQESTIIKRQGLTKVRM
- the LOC136912368 gene encoding uncharacterized protein codes for the protein MNRVTASNQLALPVLTYLMWSQHWNLTDLRNIDREARKVISENGGKHPLGSTALHYLPRHQGGRGLRSVETEYKHTKIKSAIKLYQNKDPTMSLVRASEERAVDKGNQSLIKEASTFAEEMGISLELSHPNPRCLKEDGTEVPNIKNHLKQSSRQQLEDKIRGEKWQGKYLTNRWNDDDLNVQGCFGWLKEWPSAPTHTIAGMMELYEQMLPTRVYTTYKTRTNPSDDTLCRLCGEVVESLEHVLAGCLALAQSKYLARHNAALKVLFFEMLRDLQLCEGVPPWYSPVAPKPLYESPDAQAFWDIPMFAEHNHVRSNRVDVRVIDHKQKRIYAIEMSYPWIDNRKKKEVEKTTKYAPLRWELKQQFPTYTVKQFNIIIDVLGGWSREVYLAMRELFGTRGGDVLLRMQKAVISHSLNIARTFKVLT